In Shewanella sp. VB17, a single genomic region encodes these proteins:
- the pgsA gene encoding CDP-diacylglycerol--glycerol-3-phosphate 3-phosphatidyltransferase has product MPFNIPIALTLFRLGLLPVFVVIFYLPYSWSPFAAAFVFWLAAVTDALDGYAARKLKQSTRFGAFLDPVADKIMVTTALVLLVDQYNSIWMTLPALFMIGREMVISALREWMAEIGKRGSVAVSWIGKYKTAAQMTAITGLIWHPHEFVTYAAYALFYVAAVLTFWSMMNYIMAAWSDLTAESND; this is encoded by the coding sequence ATGCCGTTTAATATACCTATCGCGTTAACTTTATTCAGGTTGGGCTTATTGCCTGTGTTTGTTGTTATTTTTTATCTGCCTTATTCTTGGTCACCTTTCGCTGCAGCATTTGTATTTTGGTTAGCAGCAGTCACAGATGCTCTTGATGGATATGCGGCGAGAAAGCTAAAGCAATCAACCCGTTTTGGGGCTTTTTTGGATCCGGTTGCTGATAAAATCATGGTCACTACTGCCTTGGTTCTGCTTGTTGATCAGTACAACAGTATTTGGATGACGCTACCTGCATTGTTTATGATTGGTAGAGAGATGGTTATTTCAGCACTGAGAGAGTGGATGGCTGAGATAGGTAAGCGTGGCTCAGTGGCGGTATCTTGGATTGGTAAATATAAGACTGCGGCGCAAATGACTGCCATTACAGGATTAATTTGGCACCCTCACGAATTCGTGACTTATGCTGCTTATGCCTTATTTTATGTTGCAGCTGTACTCACATTCTGGTCAATGATGAATTATATCATGGCTGCTTGGAGTGATTTAACCGCCGAATCGAATGATTAA
- the uvrY gene encoding UvrY/SirA/GacA family response regulator transcription factor → MISVYLVDDHELVRTGIRRILEDERGIKVVGEAGNGETAVQWSRNNEADVILMDMNMPGIGGLEATRKILRYQPHARIIVLTIHTEDPFPTKVMQAGASGYLTKAATPPEVLQAIRQVVHGQRYLSPEIAQQMALSQFNQTAENPFKSLSERELQIMMMITSGEKVSDISEQLNLSPKTVNSYRYRLFAKLGISGDVELTRLAIRYKMLDTGQF, encoded by the coding sequence TTGATTTCTGTATATTTAGTCGATGATCATGAATTAGTTAGAACGGGGATACGGCGTATTCTCGAAGATGAGCGCGGAATTAAAGTGGTCGGTGAAGCAGGCAATGGTGAAACTGCTGTTCAATGGAGCCGAAATAATGAAGCTGATGTCATATTGATGGACATGAACATGCCTGGGATTGGTGGGCTGGAAGCGACACGAAAAATCCTAAGGTATCAACCACATGCCAGAATCATTGTTCTAACGATCCATACTGAGGACCCTTTCCCGACTAAAGTGATGCAAGCAGGTGCCTCCGGGTACTTGACCAAAGCTGCGACACCGCCAGAAGTATTGCAAGCCATTCGACAGGTTGTCCATGGTCAGCGATATTTATCACCTGAAATAGCACAACAAATGGCCTTAAGTCAGTTTAATCAGACGGCTGAAAATCCATTTAAGTCGCTTTCTGAGCGTGAGTTACAAATCATGATGATGATCACAAGTGGTGAAAAAGTAAGTGATATCTCCGAGCAGCTCAATTTAAGCCCCAAAACAGTGAATAGTTACCGTTATCGATTATTTGCCAAATTAGGGATTAGCGGTGATGTTGAACTTACCCGTTTAGCGATCCGATATAAAATGTTAGATACAGGCCAGTTTTAA
- the uvrC gene encoding excinuclease ABC subunit UvrC: protein MSDQFDSKSFLKSVSSSPGVYRMYDNEGKVIYVGKAKDLKKRLTSYFRQNLPNIKTKTLVSHIVNIDVTLTHSETDALLLENDYIKQYMPRYNVLLRDDKSYPYILLSDHQHPRLAYHRGPKRHKGTYYGPYPNGGAVRESLHLLQKIFPIRQCDDVYYKSRSRPCLQYQIGRCSAPCVGKISDEEYSAQVKLANLFLKGRDQWVMAELVSKMELSAQSLAYEQAAKFRDQIAALRRVTEQQEVSHASGNMDVIGAYYASGVACFHLLFIRDGKIFGSRSYYPIVPAKTELDEVLSSFMLQFYLNADVQRTIPKEILLSHDFADLATLEVAIQQALEKKVEIKTKVRADRAKFLKLALTNATNAVNTRLSHKNTVEQRFLLLEEAIEISSAITRMECFDISHTMGESTVASCVVFNREGPHKAEYRRYNINGITPGDDYAAMKQAITRRFDHIDKTGKIPDILFIDGGIGQLRIAQEIVDEKFAQLDIAPLLIGVAKGEGRKPGLETLIYGENEHAFTLPSDSGALHLIQHIRDESHRFAITGHRNKRQKTRNTSSLESIEGIGPKRRKALLQYLGGIQEVKGASVSELAKVPGISVEMAQTIHDSLRGS, encoded by the coding sequence ATGTCTGATCAGTTTGATTCAAAATCATTTTTGAAAAGTGTCTCTTCGTCACCGGGTGTTTACCGAATGTACGATAATGAAGGGAAAGTGATTTATGTTGGGAAAGCAAAAGATCTCAAGAAGCGGCTCACTTCGTATTTTAGGCAAAACCTTCCTAACATAAAAACCAAGACATTAGTGTCACACATCGTCAATATTGATGTCACTTTGACGCACAGCGAAACGGATGCTTTGCTGCTTGAAAATGACTACATCAAGCAATATATGCCTAGGTACAATGTCTTACTTCGTGATGATAAGTCTTATCCCTATATACTACTTAGCGATCATCAGCACCCAAGGCTTGCTTATCATCGTGGTCCTAAGCGACATAAAGGCACGTATTATGGGCCTTATCCAAATGGGGGAGCGGTAAGAGAAAGTTTGCATTTGTTGCAAAAAATTTTTCCAATCAGACAATGTGACGATGTGTATTATAAATCGCGCTCTCGGCCTTGTCTGCAATATCAGATCGGTCGTTGTAGTGCACCATGCGTCGGCAAAATAAGTGATGAAGAATATTCAGCACAAGTTAAACTGGCAAATTTATTCCTCAAAGGTCGAGATCAATGGGTGATGGCAGAGCTTGTTTCCAAGATGGAATTATCGGCTCAATCGTTAGCGTATGAACAAGCGGCGAAATTTAGAGATCAAATCGCCGCGTTAAGGAGAGTGACTGAGCAGCAGGAGGTGTCTCATGCATCAGGAAATATGGATGTCATCGGTGCTTATTATGCATCAGGTGTGGCTTGCTTTCATTTACTCTTTATTCGTGACGGTAAAATATTTGGTAGTCGAAGCTATTATCCTATCGTACCGGCAAAAACGGAATTAGACGAAGTATTGAGCTCGTTTATGCTGCAGTTTTATCTTAATGCCGATGTTCAGCGAACGATCCCTAAAGAAATACTATTGAGTCACGATTTTGCTGATCTCGCTACGTTAGAGGTTGCGATACAACAAGCATTAGAGAAAAAAGTCGAGATTAAAACCAAGGTCAGAGCCGATAGAGCCAAATTTTTAAAATTAGCATTAACCAATGCCACTAATGCGGTCAATACTCGCTTATCCCATAAAAATACGGTTGAGCAGCGATTTTTACTTTTAGAAGAAGCGATTGAAATCTCCAGTGCAATAACCAGAATGGAATGCTTCGACATCAGCCACACGATGGGAGAGAGTACAGTCGCTTCATGTGTTGTGTTTAACCGTGAAGGACCTCATAAAGCAGAATATCGTCGATACAACATCAATGGGATCACCCCAGGTGATGATTATGCAGCCATGAAGCAAGCGATCACCAGACGATTTGATCATATTGACAAGACTGGTAAAATTCCTGATATCCTGTTTATTGATGGTGGGATAGGGCAATTAAGGATTGCTCAGGAAATCGTGGATGAAAAGTTTGCTCAGCTAGATATCGCACCTTTATTAATCGGTGTCGCAAAAGGAGAGGGGAGAAAACCCGGTTTAGAAACCTTAATATACGGAGAAAATGAACACGCTTTTACATTACCTTCTGATTCTGGTGCTTTACACCTTATTCAGCACATTCGTGATGAATCTCATCGATTTGCAATAACCGGTCATCGTAATAAGCGTCAAAAAACACGCAACACGTCAAGCTTAGAGTCCATTGAAGGAATAGGACCAAAACGGCGCAAAGCATTACTGCAATATTTAGGTGGAATTCAGGAAGTGAAAGGTGCCAGTGTGTCTGAATTGGCAAAAGTGCCAGGTATTAGTGTAGAAATGGCACAAACGATACATGATTCATTGCGAGGGTCATAA
- a CDS encoding Lon protease family protein translates to MSTFSIIPPLSSDQVYRQSVLANLAPECKSTKHLTPLDEIVGQERAQQAVEFAMSMKDKGYNIYAIGRNGLGKRTMVMRYLNRHSPDGQAHSLYDWCYVNNFEEARTPKMLKMPAGIGNEFKKDVEKLILRLVKALPLAFDNEMYYSRAEKLKGLLANKQEKALQDLTKEAQACNISLTITPQGSYELMAMDGDEPYTEERFSMLPRKQQDTLEANITALESKLRVIVRKFTVWEEDYTDKQQKQDEMVAQDVMSHLSNKLKDKYSHLPAVKNYLIAMHKDILDNLDLFLEENEEQLALSYASLDKKMPRRYQINVLIHQDEGVMPIIIEESPNYHSIFGYIENATFKGTIFSDFSLIRPGSLHKANGGVLMIDAAKVLDQPYVWDGLKRALRSRKLSLSSLEREVTLSGTISLDPEAIPLDVKIILFGDHHTYQLLQHYDPEFSELFRVTADFEDEMPRTDKSEAQYAQFISSIIHGNKMLHCDRNAIKRIIEFSSRQAGDQNKLSLHSADIANLLRESNYCARAMNANMIRSGHVEQALHNHELRVCRLKDNIMQSFINGTTLINTQDHVIGQVNALSVISTSDHQFGAPNRITATTSFGEGKVFDIERKVDLSGSIHSKGVMILSAYLASILGKTAKIPLTTHITFEQSYGGVDGDSATMAELCAIISAFSELPIRQDIAITGSMNQFGEAQPIGGVNEKIEGFFDVCKIKGRSPTQGVIIPKSNVQNLMLRSDIVDAIKKAQFSIWAIDNITQAIEILMGCSAGLNTNMNNVIKTNTQIEHPSDSIFGMAQSRLNLLRSAKTVEIQHSNH, encoded by the coding sequence ATGTCTACATTCTCGATAATTCCCCCTCTAAGCAGTGACCAAGTTTACCGTCAATCTGTACTCGCTAATCTTGCGCCTGAATGTAAGTCCACTAAACACTTAACTCCCCTCGATGAAATCGTCGGTCAGGAACGTGCACAACAGGCCGTTGAATTTGCGATGTCGATGAAAGACAAAGGCTATAACATCTATGCCATTGGACGAAATGGTTTAGGCAAACGCACCATGGTGATGCGCTACCTGAACCGACACTCTCCAGATGGACAAGCCCATTCTCTTTATGATTGGTGCTATGTCAATAATTTTGAAGAGGCCAGAACGCCTAAAATGCTTAAAATGCCTGCAGGCATAGGCAATGAATTTAAAAAAGATGTTGAAAAATTAATACTGCGTCTGGTGAAAGCCCTGCCTTTAGCCTTTGATAACGAAATGTATTATTCTCGAGCAGAAAAACTAAAAGGACTCTTAGCCAACAAACAAGAAAAAGCATTGCAAGATCTGACCAAAGAAGCACAAGCATGCAACATTAGTTTAACCATCACTCCTCAAGGTAGTTATGAGTTAATGGCGATGGATGGTGATGAGCCTTATACTGAAGAACGTTTTTCAATGCTGCCTCGAAAACAGCAAGATACACTAGAAGCCAATATTACCGCGCTGGAATCAAAACTGCGTGTCATCGTCAGAAAGTTTACGGTCTGGGAAGAAGACTATACTGATAAACAACAAAAACAAGACGAGATGGTTGCACAAGATGTTATGTCTCACTTATCCAATAAATTAAAAGATAAGTACAGTCATTTACCAGCGGTGAAAAATTATCTTATCGCGATGCATAAGGATATATTAGACAATTTGGATCTCTTTCTTGAAGAGAATGAGGAACAACTGGCACTGTCCTACGCTTCTTTGGATAAAAAGATGCCACGTCGCTATCAAATCAATGTATTGATCCACCAAGATGAAGGTGTAATGCCGATCATTATTGAAGAAAGTCCCAATTACCATAGCATTTTTGGTTATATAGAAAACGCAACTTTTAAAGGAACCATCTTTTCTGACTTTTCATTGATCCGCCCAGGTAGCTTACATAAGGCTAATGGAGGGGTCCTCATGATAGATGCGGCGAAAGTACTCGATCAACCTTATGTTTGGGATGGGCTTAAGCGAGCACTGCGTTCACGCAAACTCAGTTTAAGTTCTCTGGAACGAGAGGTCACCCTATCAGGAACGATTTCCCTCGATCCTGAAGCCATTCCTTTAGATGTGAAAATTATTCTATTTGGGGATCATCATACCTACCAGCTGCTGCAGCATTATGATCCCGAATTCAGTGAACTTTTCAGGGTAACTGCGGACTTTGAAGATGAGATGCCACGAACCGATAAGTCCGAGGCTCAGTACGCTCAATTTATTTCCAGTATCATCCATGGCAATAAAATGCTGCATTGTGATAGAAATGCCATCAAACGGATCATCGAGTTCAGCTCACGTCAGGCCGGCGATCAAAATAAGCTCTCGTTACACTCTGCCGATATCGCCAACCTTTTGCGCGAATCTAATTATTGCGCTCGAGCGATGAATGCCAATATGATCCGCTCAGGCCATGTAGAGCAAGCACTGCATAATCATGAATTACGAGTTTGCCGCCTTAAAGACAATATCATGCAAAGCTTTATTAATGGCACCACACTCATCAACACCCAAGATCATGTTATCGGTCAAGTTAATGCATTGTCGGTTATTAGTACCTCAGATCATCAATTTGGTGCGCCTAACCGCATTACAGCGACAACCTCTTTTGGCGAAGGCAAAGTATTCGATATTGAACGTAAAGTTGATTTAAGCGGCAGTATCCACTCAAAAGGAGTGATGATCCTCTCAGCTTACTTAGCATCGATCCTCGGTAAAACAGCAAAGATCCCACTTACGACTCATATCACATTTGAACAATCTTATGGAGGCGTCGATGGTGACAGTGCGACAATGGCTGAACTTTGCGCCATCATCTCAGCGTTCTCAGAATTGCCTATCCGACAAGATATTGCCATTACGGGATCAATGAATCAATTCGGTGAAGCTCAGCCCATTGGGGGAGTCAATGAAAAAATTGAGGGGTTCTTCGATGTCTGTAAAATTAAAGGCCGTAGCCCTACTCAAGGGGTTATTATCCCTAAATCAAATGTGCAAAACTTAATGCTACGCAGCGATATTGTTGACGCGATTAAAAAAGCGCAATTTAGTATCTGGGCAATCGACAATATCACTCAGGCAATAGAAATATTGATGGGGTGCAGTGCAGGGCTCAATACAAACATGAACAATGTTATCAAGACCAACACCCAGATTGAGCATCCAAGTGACTCCATCTTTGGTATGGCTCAGTCACGACTAAATTTACTCAGATCAGCTAAGACTGTAGAAATACAACATAGTAACCATTAG